Proteins co-encoded in one Paraburkholderia terrae genomic window:
- the rsmG gene encoding 16S rRNA (guanine(527)-N(7))-methyltransferase RsmG, producing MTARIDTTAGREALAALLDEGLRELDIELSAEQKGKLLDYVALLAKWNAVYNLTAIRDPRQMLIQHILDSLSIVPHLATLGPATLLDVGSGGGLPGVVLAIVFPDWTITVNDIVQKKSAFQSQAKAELGLGNLSVVTGRVENLRPGTEVPGKFDVIVSRAFAELADFVTLARHLVADDGAIWAMKGVRPDGEIERLPEGAHVKQVIRLKVPALDAERHLIEVTVG from the coding sequence ATGACGGCACGTATCGACACGACAGCGGGGCGCGAGGCGCTCGCCGCTCTGCTGGATGAGGGCCTGCGCGAACTGGACATCGAGCTGAGCGCGGAGCAAAAGGGCAAACTGCTCGACTACGTTGCGTTGCTGGCCAAGTGGAATGCCGTCTACAACCTGACGGCGATCCGCGATCCGCGCCAAATGCTGATCCAGCACATCTTGGATTCTCTTTCGATCGTTCCGCATCTGGCTACGCTTGGACCGGCGACGCTGCTGGACGTCGGCTCGGGAGGCGGACTGCCGGGCGTCGTCCTCGCGATCGTGTTTCCCGACTGGACGATCACCGTCAATGACATCGTTCAGAAAAAGTCCGCGTTCCAGTCACAAGCTAAGGCGGAACTGGGCTTGGGAAATCTGTCGGTTGTCACGGGGCGCGTCGAAAATCTGCGGCCGGGCACCGAGGTTCCAGGAAAGTTCGATGTAATTGTCTCGCGCGCATTCGCAGAGCTGGCGGATTTCGTTACACTGGCCCGTCACCTCGTTGCGGACGACGGCGCGATCTGGGCAATGAAGGGCGTTCGACCGGATGGGGAAATCGAGCGCCTGCCTGAAGGCGCCCACGTGAAGCAAGTGATTCGTCTCAAAGTGCCTGCGCTGGATGCCGAGCGGCATCTGATCGAAGTCACGGTAGGCTGA